From Acidobacteriota bacterium, a single genomic window includes:
- a CDS encoding serine/threonine-protein phosphatase, translating to MNDAHLRLACFELWGGNGNADHAVELPGLKGWVYSTPIEAGAGGGDVHYLSVCRQGLISRIVVADVAGHGSHASSMAENLRRVFQHHTDNWDQSALMRELNEAFHRESTASQFATATVLGFYRETGELLFSSAGHPPALWYRAQEKSWELLQDCTPYAVEIGGLPLGLIPGTAYSQTGVRLAAGDTLVLYTDGITEARDPSGSALGQRGLLDLASSFTPESPAKTCQNLLSALQIFRSGQPQHDDETMLVLQYIISGEA from the coding sequence ATGAATGACGCACACCTGCGCCTGGCTTGCTTTGAGCTGTGGGGCGGCAATGGAAACGCCGACCATGCTGTGGAATTGCCGGGCCTCAAGGGATGGGTCTATTCCACGCCGATTGAGGCCGGCGCCGGCGGAGGTGACGTCCACTACCTATCGGTGTGCAGGCAGGGACTGATTTCGCGCATCGTCGTAGCAGACGTGGCGGGGCACGGCAGCCATGCTAGTTCTATGGCAGAGAATCTTCGAAGGGTTTTTCAGCACCACACTGACAATTGGGATCAGTCCGCCTTGATGCGCGAATTGAATGAAGCGTTCCATCGCGAATCAACCGCAAGCCAGTTCGCCACGGCCACTGTCCTGGGCTTCTACCGCGAGACAGGCGAACTGTTGTTCAGCAGCGCCGGCCACCCTCCGGCCTTGTGGTATCGGGCGCAAGAGAAATCGTGGGAGCTGTTGCAGGATTGCACTCCCTACGCGGTGGAAATCGGAGGGCTGCCGCTTGGCTTGATTCCAGGCACTGCATACTCACAGACAGGCGTACGTCTTGCCGCGGGCGACACTCTGGTGCTTTACACCGACGGCATCACAGAAGCCCGAGATCCTTCGGGAAGCGCACTTGGGCAGCGCGGGCTGCTGGACCTGGCAAGTAGCTTCACACCGGAATCACCTGCCAAAACCTGCCAGAACTTGCTGTCGGCGCTCCAAATCTTCCGCAGTGGCCAGCCCCAGCATGACGATGAAACCATGCTGGTTCTTCAGTACATAATCTCAGGTGAAGCCTGA